The following coding sequences lie in one Candidatus Eremiobacterota bacterium genomic window:
- a CDS encoding metallophosphoesterase family protein, protein MRYAIVSDVHANLESLERALAHMEADDSLVSLGDVVGYGPNPNECVAVLQARCRHAVLGNHDLAAVENFGVENFNAAARSAIGWTQSMLDDVSRTWLNALPYELRLPEFLLVHGAPVDYFEYILDKATAARAFERTDARIVFVGHTHIAEYWVRDADGTIGHRHMQKGGELTLEADKRYIIDVGSIGQPRDLNPQACFTFYDTLAQRVEWIRYEYPIARVQEKMQAIGLPPFLIDRLSVGR, encoded by the coding sequence ATGCGGTACGCCATCGTTTCCGACGTCCACGCAAACCTGGAGTCGCTCGAGCGCGCGCTAGCCCACATGGAAGCCGACGATTCGCTCGTTTCGCTTGGCGACGTCGTCGGATACGGGCCGAACCCCAACGAGTGCGTCGCGGTGCTGCAGGCTCGCTGTCGGCATGCGGTGCTGGGCAACCACGATCTTGCGGCGGTGGAGAATTTCGGTGTCGAGAACTTCAACGCGGCCGCGCGGTCGGCGATCGGTTGGACCCAGAGCATGCTCGATGATGTCAGCCGCACGTGGCTCAATGCGCTTCCGTACGAGTTGCGCCTGCCCGAATTTTTGCTGGTTCACGGCGCGCCGGTCGACTACTTCGAATACATTCTCGACAAGGCCACCGCCGCGCGCGCCTTCGAGCGAACCGACGCGCGAATCGTTTTTGTGGGACACACGCACATCGCTGAGTATTGGGTGCGCGATGCCGATGGAACCATCGGGCACCGGCACATGCAGAAGGGCGGCGAGCTGACCTTGGAGGCCGATAAGCGATACATCATCGACGTCGGCAGCATCGGCCAACCCCGGGATCTCAATCCGCAGGCATGCTTCACCTTTTATGACACTCTGGCGCAACGGGTAGAGTGGATTCGCTACGAATATCCGATAGCGCGAGTGCAGGAAAAAATGCAGGCTATCGGTTTGCCGCCCTTTCTGATCGATCGCCTCAGTGTCGGACGATGA